The proteins below come from a single Triticum aestivum cultivar Chinese Spring chromosome 5D, IWGSC CS RefSeq v2.1, whole genome shotgun sequence genomic window:
- the LOC123121635 gene encoding bHLH transcription factor RHL1 isoform X2, which translates to MQPTAREMQAMAAAGQISLDDLRSGHAGAGNGAGGGVHDDFLDQMFGSLPPSAWHDLAAGTKPEDGGQGEGMQQQQQLFGGPYDDSVMLASRLRQHQISGGPGGAAASAKQMVLQQLADLRQGHHNNMLLQGMGRSPSIGGGGGEGGLLLPLTLGNGGSGGDVQALLKAAANSAGGDAGVFGGFAGSLQQQQHFQPHPQQTAPMPSQTFGGVGGAPGGGAQPQQQAGGGGVGGAPAPPRQRVRARRGQATDPHSIAERLRRERIAERMKALQELVPNANKTDKASMLDEIIDYVKFLQLQVKVLSMSRLGGAAAVAPLVADMSSEGRGGAAAGAADGSDGLTVTEQQVAKLMEEDMGAAMQYLQGKGLCLMPVSLASAISSATCQLRPPAAAAGGPFTAAQHMSAAMRMGVGDGGVPASPSMSVLTAQSAMANGGGACANDGEGSHPKDAASVSKP; encoded by the exons ATGCAGCCGACGGCCCGGGAAATGCAAGCCATGGCCGCCGCCGGCCAGATCTCCCTCGACGACCTGCGCAGCGGCCACGCGGGGGCCGGCAATGGCGCCGGCGGCGGCGTGCACGACGACTTCCTCGACCAGATGTTCGGCAGCCTGCCGCCCTCCGCCTGGCACGACCTTGCCGCCGGGACCAAGCCCGAGGACGGAGGGCAGGGCGAGgggatgcagcagcagcagcagctgtttGGGGGCCCGTACGACGACTCGGTGATGCTGGCGTCGCGGCTCCGGCAGCACCAGATtagcggcggccctggcggcgcgGCCGCCTCCGCGAAGCAGATGGTGCTGCAGCAGCTCGCCGATCTGAGGCAGGGCCACCACAACAACATGCTCCTCCAGGGCATGGGCCGCTCGCCgtccatcggcggcggcggcggggagggcggcctGCTGCTCCCACTCACCCTCGGCAACGGCGGATCGGGCGGCGACGTGCAGGCCCTGCTGAAAGCCGCCGCCAATTCCGCC GGAGGGGACGCCggcgtcttcggcggcttcgccgGATCGCTCCAGCAACAGCAACATTTCCAGCCACATCCACAG CAAACGGCGCCCATGCCGAGCCAGACCTTTGGCGGAGTAGGAGGTGCTCCCGGCGGCGGGGCGCAACCACAACAACAAGCCGGGGGAGGAGGAGTCGGCGGCGCGCCGGCGCCGCCGAGGCAGCGGGTGCGCGCGCGGCGAGGCCAGGCCACCGACCCACACAGCATCGCGGAGCGA CTTCGCCGGGAGAGGATCGCCGAGAGGATGAAGGCCCTTCAAGAACTGGTGCCCAACGCCAACAAG ACGGACAAGGCGTCGATGCTGGACGAGATCATCGACTACGTCAAGTTCCTGCAGCTCCAAGTCAAG GTGCTGAGCATGAGCCGGCTGGGCGGCGCCGCTGCCGTCGCGCCGCTCGTGGCCGACATGTCCTCGGAG gggcgaggcggcgcggccgcCGGAGCGGCGGACGGGAGCGACGGCCTGACGGTGACGGAGCAGCAGGTGGCCAAGCTGATGGAGGAGGACATGGGCGCCGCCATGCAGTACCTGCAGGGGAAGGGCCTCTGCCTCATGCCCGTCTCCCTCGCCTCCGCCATCTCCTCCGCCACGTGCCAGCTCCGCCCCCCGGCCGCTGCGGCCGGGGGCCCCTTCACCGCCGCGCAGCACATGAGCGCCGCGATGCGCATgggcgtcggcgacggcggcgtgccGGCGTCGCCGAGCATGTCCGTGCTCACGGCGCAGTCGGCCATGGCCAACGGCGGAGGCGCGTGCGCCAACGACGGCGAGGGGTCGCATCCCAAGGACGCCGCGTCCGTCTCCAAGCCGTGA
- the LOC123121635 gene encoding bHLH transcription factor RHL1 isoform X1, giving the protein MQPTAREMQAMAAAGQISLDDLRSGHAGAGNGAGGGVHDDFLDQMFGSLPPSAWHDLAAGTKPEDGGQGEGMQQQQQLFGGPYDDSVMLASRLRQHQISGGPGGAAASAKQMVLQQLADLRQGHHNNMLLQGMGRSPSIGGGGGEGGLLLPLTLGNGGSGGDVQALLKAAANSAGGDAGVFGGFAGSLQQQQHFQPHPQQQTAPMPSQTFGGVGGAPGGGAQPQQQAGGGGVGGAPAPPRQRVRARRGQATDPHSIAERLRRERIAERMKALQELVPNANKTDKASMLDEIIDYVKFLQLQVKVLSMSRLGGAAAVAPLVADMSSEGRGGAAAGAADGSDGLTVTEQQVAKLMEEDMGAAMQYLQGKGLCLMPVSLASAISSATCQLRPPAAAAGGPFTAAQHMSAAMRMGVGDGGVPASPSMSVLTAQSAMANGGGACANDGEGSHPKDAASVSKP; this is encoded by the exons ATGCAGCCGACGGCCCGGGAAATGCAAGCCATGGCCGCCGCCGGCCAGATCTCCCTCGACGACCTGCGCAGCGGCCACGCGGGGGCCGGCAATGGCGCCGGCGGCGGCGTGCACGACGACTTCCTCGACCAGATGTTCGGCAGCCTGCCGCCCTCCGCCTGGCACGACCTTGCCGCCGGGACCAAGCCCGAGGACGGAGGGCAGGGCGAGgggatgcagcagcagcagcagctgtttGGGGGCCCGTACGACGACTCGGTGATGCTGGCGTCGCGGCTCCGGCAGCACCAGATtagcggcggccctggcggcgcgGCCGCCTCCGCGAAGCAGATGGTGCTGCAGCAGCTCGCCGATCTGAGGCAGGGCCACCACAACAACATGCTCCTCCAGGGCATGGGCCGCTCGCCgtccatcggcggcggcggcggggagggcggcctGCTGCTCCCACTCACCCTCGGCAACGGCGGATCGGGCGGCGACGTGCAGGCCCTGCTGAAAGCCGCCGCCAATTCCGCC GGAGGGGACGCCggcgtcttcggcggcttcgccgGATCGCTCCAGCAACAGCAACATTTCCAGCCACATCCACAG CAGCAAACGGCGCCCATGCCGAGCCAGACCTTTGGCGGAGTAGGAGGTGCTCCCGGCGGCGGGGCGCAACCACAACAACAAGCCGGGGGAGGAGGAGTCGGCGGCGCGCCGGCGCCGCCGAGGCAGCGGGTGCGCGCGCGGCGAGGCCAGGCCACCGACCCACACAGCATCGCGGAGCGA CTTCGCCGGGAGAGGATCGCCGAGAGGATGAAGGCCCTTCAAGAACTGGTGCCCAACGCCAACAAG ACGGACAAGGCGTCGATGCTGGACGAGATCATCGACTACGTCAAGTTCCTGCAGCTCCAAGTCAAG GTGCTGAGCATGAGCCGGCTGGGCGGCGCCGCTGCCGTCGCGCCGCTCGTGGCCGACATGTCCTCGGAG gggcgaggcggcgcggccgcCGGAGCGGCGGACGGGAGCGACGGCCTGACGGTGACGGAGCAGCAGGTGGCCAAGCTGATGGAGGAGGACATGGGCGCCGCCATGCAGTACCTGCAGGGGAAGGGCCTCTGCCTCATGCCCGTCTCCCTCGCCTCCGCCATCTCCTCCGCCACGTGCCAGCTCCGCCCCCCGGCCGCTGCGGCCGGGGGCCCCTTCACCGCCGCGCAGCACATGAGCGCCGCGATGCGCATgggcgtcggcgacggcggcgtgccGGCGTCGCCGAGCATGTCCGTGCTCACGGCGCAGTCGGCCATGGCCAACGGCGGAGGCGCGTGCGCCAACGACGGCGAGGGGTCGCATCCCAAGGACGCCGCGTCCGTCTCCAAGCCGTGA